The region GGGAAACGCCACCGACTGCACGCCCAGCCTCTCACCCTCGACCAAAGCGTTTCTGTAGCAGGAAGCGAGCAGTTCCGGCTCGCCCTGGTTCCCGCCGTGCCACACCGGGCCCACCGTGTGGATCACATATCGCGCCTTGAGACGTCCGCCCGAGGTCGAGACCGCCTCGCCAACCGGAAGACCGTCCGGATGGGTCGTCGCCCGGATCCGCCGGCATTCTTCCAGAATCTGCGGTCCGCCGGCGCGATGAATCGCGCCATCCACTCCTCCGCCGCCCATCAGCGAGCTGTTCGCCGCGTTCACGATGGCGTCCGTGTCCTCGGCGGTCAGATCGCCGGTTCGCACGACGATGCGTCCGAACACCTTCTCCATATCGGACTCACCCCTTTCAGGTCGTCTAGAGCCACTTCGCGAACCAGTCGAACGACTTCCTGCCGCTGAAGATGTGCCCGCCCTCGAACACATCGGACGCGATACAGCGCTCCGCGCCGATCGCCTGATACAGCCTCTCGACCTGCCGGTAGGCGGACTGCGCGTCGTCGATGACGAAGCACGTGTCCTGAGTTCCCATCTCCGCGATGAGGGGTCGCGGGGCGATCAGGCACGCGACGTCCGGGATGTCGCCGATGGACAGGAGCCCCGGCGAATACTGCGCGCCGCAGAAGTTCCCGTTGCCTCGGAGCGTGATCGCGTCGTGGGCGACGGTGCTGAGGTAACCGCTGATGCACGCGACTCGCACGCGCGGATCGAGCGCGCTCACGTACGTCGTCATGGTTCCGCCGAAGGAGAGCCCGGCGCATCCGATCCGGTCCGGGTCGACGTCCGCGCGGGTCTCCAAGTAGTCGATGCACCGCATGCCATCCCAGACCTGCAATGTGAGCAGGTGGAACCCGAAGTAGCCGTATGCCATGTAGTTCACGTTGCAGCCGTCGCGCGACGCGCGCGTCCACTGCGCCGGGCTCCGCCGCTCGCCGAACCCTCGCCAGTCGGGCGCGATGACCACGTACCCTCGTCGCGCGAACTGCCGGGCGTAGTCGTGGTTCGGGTCGCCTTCGCGGTCGCGCCATCGCTCGTCGACGCCGGTGATCTCGGACTTGCCGTCACCGTGTCCATGCGCCGCCAGGATTGCCGATCGGCGTTCGCCCGGCGCGATGTCCTTCGGCACGAGGACGTATGCGGGGATCGTGTCCCACGGCGTCGTGTCGAGCAGGACCCGCTCCCGGATGTACTCGCCGCAGTCGACCGATTCCGTCGTCTCAGTGTTGAGCGGCACGGGCTCCGGCAGCTTGCCGAGGTTGTTCCACAGTGCCGCGCTGAAGGCGTCCCGCCACGTCCGCCACTCCTGCCGGTTTGTCGCCTCGCACCGAAGTTGGGGCTCGATTCCGGCGACCATCGCCTGCGCCGCGTCGAAGGGGTTCAGATTCCGAGCCATCTTCCATCTCTCCTTGTCATTCTGAGATGTCATGCCGAGGTCCACCACCGAGCCAAGAACAACGCACAAGTGACCAAGATCGCCACCAACGTCCGCCGCTCGATCCGCATCGCTTCGCGCACCGCTATCGGCTCCGCGCCTTCGGCTCGACGTCTCGGACGCGGGAACCACCGGGGCACGCGCCGCCGGTATTCGGCATACTCCTCGCCGAACTGACGCCTGAGCTGCTCCTCCTCCCATCGCACAATCGGGACATACTGGACGACAAACAGCACGAGTGTCGCAACGATTGCCCACCATCTCCCGCTGA is a window of Candidatus Poribacteria bacterium DNA encoding:
- a CDS encoding macro domain-containing protein; amino-acid sequence: MEKVFGRIVVRTGDLTAEDTDAIVNAANSSLMGGGGVDGAIHRAGGPQILEECRRIRATTHPDGLPVGEAVSTSGGRLKARYVIHTVGPVWHGGNQGEPELLASCYRNALVEGERLGVQSVAFP